A stretch of DNA from Synechococcus sp. PROS-9-1:
AACGGATGAAAGAGGCCCATTGCATTGGAACCCCCACCCACACAGGCCAACAACACATCAGGGAGCCGCCCAAAGGACTCCATGCATTGCTCACGGGCTTCATTGCCGATCACCGCATGAAAGTCGCGCACCAACATGGGATAGGGATGGGGGCCAGCCACGGATCCCAGGATGTAATGGGTGCTTTCCACATTGGTCACCCAATCGCGGATGGCTTCGCTCGTGGCATCTTTCAAAGTGGCCGTCCCTGCCGTGACCGGCTGAACAGTGGCTCCCAATAAGCGCATTCGGAAGACATTCAGCGCCTGACGACGCATGTCTTCAGCCCCCATGTAAACCACGCACTCCAGGCCGAAACGAGCGCAGACCGTTGCTGTAGCCACACCATGCTGACCGGCACCGGTTTCAGCAATGATCCGCTTCTTGCCCATGCGCAAGGCCAACAAAGCCTGACCGAGGGCATTGTTGATTTTGTGCGCACCCGTGTGATTGAGATCTTCACGCTTCAACCAGATGCGTGGACCACCATCAGAACGGCGGTAATGAGCGGTCAGACGCTCAGCTTCGTAGAGCGGGGTGGCTCGCCCCACATACGATTTCAACAGGCGGTTGAGCTCAGTGGTGAAGGCTGAGTCCTTCCAAGCTTCAGCCGCCGCTTGCTCAAGCTCCGCCAGCGCTGGCATCAGTGTTTCGGGGACGTACTGCCCCCCGTAACGTCCAAACCGGCCATGCGCTTCAGGACGAACCGAAGGCGTCAGGCTGGCGGGATCGGGTGTGCTGGCAGTTGGCAGAGTGCTTGTCACAGGTCTGGCAGGCCGCTGAAACGGCGTCTTGCGATGCGTCAGCGTAAACAGGCGATCACACGATGTCGTGGATCACAGGCCGTAATGCGCAGATCTCGAAACCCAGCCTGCAGAAGGGTGGCGCTCATATCGAGACCGAAATAGTCCTCGATGTAAGGCTCCGTACTCTTCAGGAGGGTCGCAACGGCGGCTGGCAGGCGTTGCAACACCGATGAAGCTGGATCCTGATCCACCATCAGCAGCACGCCCCCAGGCTTAAGAAGACGCGCGGCTTCCGCACAGACCTCACGGGTGGCGTTTTGAGGTAGCTCATGGCAAACGAACTGAAGACTGATGAAATCGAACGTCTCGCTCGCCCAAGCGGTGTGCTCGGCGGCGGCATGGCACCACTCACTGATCAAGCTGTCGCCATCTCTAACCCGTGCCACAGCCAGCATCTCTGGTGAGAGATCTAAACCGATCAGCCGTGGCCTCTTCAGGCCACGTTGATCTGCCCGGTCGTTCAACCAACGGGCAAGCGCTTGGGTGCTGACTCCAACGGAACAACCCAAATCCAAAACTTCGTGGATGGAATCGCTTAGGAGTGGTTCCACCAGCGCATGAATCGCATTGCGGAGTCGCGTCTGAGCCTGCAGCGGTGCCAGCTTTTCCTCAGGCCAAATGCGCAGGGCCATCGCATCGGTGGCTTGCTCAGCCTCCGCTGCTGCCTGCCAGCAGAGGTTGCCCTGCTCATAGGCATGGAAACGCGCTTGGTAATAGGCGGGAGGAACCAGACCCTCGCTACGGCTCTTGGCCAGAAGAGGAGCGGCAGCCTCCCGCAATTCAGAGCGTCGCTTTCGCCATGGAATCCCGTTGCGCTCAGCCGTTCGGATGATCAGCTGTCGCGCTTGAAAAAACAGCGGGCGACGCAAGAGGCGAATGCCGATCAACCGTTCAATCCAACGGCCTAGACCCCGACTGGAATCAGCCCATTGGGGAGCGGGAGCGGTCTCACTCATCGCGAGAAGGGGCAGGATGGGAAGGGATGCGAATGGCTCATGCGCAAGGGAGGCTGGCAGGAATTCAGCAGTGCCGACAGTCTGCAACGCCCCACTGGACCCTCAGCAGGGGCGACACCCAAGGATGAACAGGTCGTTCGGGTACAGCCCACGCGAGGAGGGAAAGGGGGCAAGACCGTCACGGTGATCCGAGGTCTTGAGGTGGATCCAGATGGCCTCAAAGCCCTCTTGAAAAAGTTGAAAACGCGGATTGGCAGCGGCGGCACCGCAAAGGGTGGCGTGATCGAATTGCAGGGTGATCAGGTTGAGCTCAGTCTCGAATACCTCAAGAAAGAGGGATACAAGCCCAAGAGAGCCGGAGGCTGAGACCTCAGCCTCCGGCTTGATGAGGAGATTGGGCAATGGTCGTTTGCGCCACGAGACAATGCCATCATTCGCGTTCCGTTCATGGCCGCCGCCGAC
This window harbors:
- the trpB gene encoding tryptophan synthase subunit beta, with protein sequence MTSTLPTASTPDPASLTPSVRPEAHGRFGRYGGQYVPETLMPALAELEQAAAEAWKDSAFTTELNRLLKSYVGRATPLYEAERLTAHYRRSDGGPRIWLKREDLNHTGAHKINNALGQALLALRMGKKRIIAETGAGQHGVATATVCARFGLECVVYMGAEDMRRQALNVFRMRLLGATVQPVTAGTATLKDATSEAIRDWVTNVESTHYILGSVAGPHPYPMLVRDFHAVIGNEAREQCMESFGRLPDVLLACVGGGSNAMGLFHPFVQDTSVRLIGVEAAGDGVETGRHAATITEGRVGVLHGAMSLLLQDQDGQVQEAHSISAGLDYPGVGPEHSYLREIGRAEYGAVTDDEAISALRLVSELEGIIPALETAHAFAWLDMLCPTLPDGSEIVINCSGRGDKDVNTVAEKLGSQL
- a CDS encoding class I SAM-dependent methyltransferase; this encodes MSETAPAPQWADSSRGLGRWIERLIGIRLLRRPLFFQARQLIIRTAERNGIPWRKRRSELREAAAPLLAKSRSEGLVPPAYYQARFHAYEQGNLCWQAAAEAEQATDAMALRIWPEEKLAPLQAQTRLRNAIHALVEPLLSDSIHEVLDLGCSVGVSTQALARWLNDRADQRGLKRPRLIGLDLSPEMLAVARVRDGDSLISEWCHAAAEHTAWASETFDFISLQFVCHELPQNATREVCAEAARLLKPGGVLLMVDQDPASSVLQRLPAAVATLLKSTEPYIEDYFGLDMSATLLQAGFRDLRITACDPRHRVIACLR
- a CDS encoding translation initiation factor, giving the protein MRKGGWQEFSSADSLQRPTGPSAGATPKDEQVVRVQPTRGGKGGKTVTVIRGLEVDPDGLKALLKKLKTRIGSGGTAKGGVIELQGDQVELSLEYLKKEGYKPKRAGG